One segment of Candidatus Dadabacteria bacterium DNA contains the following:
- the mtnA gene encoding S-methyl-5-thioribose-1-phosphate isomerase: MNSFKTIEWKDDRVLMIDQRKLPGEEVYVECTTFEEVAECIRKLVIRGAPAIGIAAAMGMALGAAGIGNDCSYENFEERMKAISDHLALTRPTAVNLFWAIARMNRLISKCRGKEIEEIKNLLITEAINIQKEDIEICMQIGENGSKLIRENSVILTHCNAGGLATAGYGTALGVIRSAFNQGKNISVISSETRPVLQGARLTTWELERDGIPVRLITDSMAGHLMSKGIVNSVVVGADRVASNGDTANKIGTYSLSVLAKHHGIPFYVAAPTSTIDTECLSGEDIIIEQREPEEVTHIDGKRISAEVTAINPAFDITPAENIECLITEVGLFKKPYAKSLGRLKKKDQ, translated from the coding sequence ATGAACTCTTTTAAAACTATAGAATGGAAAGACGACAGGGTCTTAATGATTGACCAGAGAAAGCTTCCGGGAGAGGAAGTCTACGTTGAATGCACTACTTTTGAAGAGGTGGCCGAATGTATAAGGAAACTGGTTATCAGGGGAGCCCCGGCGATAGGAATAGCGGCCGCCATGGGAATGGCTCTCGGAGCCGCGGGTATCGGAAACGATTGCTCCTATGAAAATTTCGAAGAGCGCATGAAAGCCATATCGGATCACCTGGCCCTGACGCGACCGACAGCCGTAAATCTGTTTTGGGCCATCGCCAGAATGAACAGACTGATTTCCAAGTGCAGAGGCAAAGAAATTGAAGAGATAAAAAACCTTCTCATAACCGAGGCGATCAATATACAGAAAGAAGACATTGAGATATGCATGCAGATCGGGGAAAACGGATCCAAACTCATAAGAGAAAACTCTGTCATACTCACGCACTGCAACGCCGGAGGACTCGCCACCGCCGGTTATGGAACAGCTCTAGGGGTAATAAGGTCAGCCTTTAACCAAGGCAAGAATATAAGCGTAATATCATCAGAGACAAGACCCGTTCTCCAAGGAGCGAGGCTCACTACGTGGGAACTTGAGCGGGATGGAATCCCGGTCCGTTTGATAACCGACAGCATGGCCGGGCATCTGATGAGTAAGGGGATCGTGAATTCGGTCGTGGTCGGGGCTGACAGGGTAGCTTCAAATGGAGATACGGCAAACAAGATAGGAACCTATTCCCTCTCCGTCCTGGCCAAGCATCACGGCATTCCCTTTTACGTAGCGGCCCCCACTTCAACCATAGATACCGAATGCTTAAGCGGAGAGGATATTATAATTGAGCAAAGGGAACCCGAAGAAGTAACGCACATAGACGGGAAAAGAATAAGTGCGGAAGTAACCGCAATCAATCCCGCTTTTGACATTACACCGGCCGAAAATATCGAATGCCTGATAACTGAAGTCGGACTGTTTAAAAAACCCTATGCTAAATCTCTCGGCAGACTTAAAAAGAAAGATCAGTAA
- a CDS encoding TraR/DksA family transcriptional regulator: MPRVKKEKPEKKASKESSSAATGTKAKSRRTNPRKYTKKFLNQMTAMLKEMRKELLKDVTRSMKEESDHLRFNVGDFYDHASEDRQRELALTLSNRERSKLHQIDDALKRIENGEYGFCEVTGEKIGEERLMVMPFTKLSVEAQEEIERGDY, encoded by the coding sequence GTGCCCAGAGTAAAAAAGGAGAAACCTGAAAAAAAGGCCTCGAAGGAAAGTTCTTCTGCGGCGACCGGAACAAAAGCTAAGTCGAGGAGAACCAACCCCAGAAAATATACAAAGAAGTTCCTTAACCAGATGACTGCCATGCTTAAAGAGATGAGAAAGGAACTGCTTAAAGATGTAACCCGATCAATGAAAGAGGAATCGGATCATCTGCGTTTCAATGTCGGAGATTTTTATGATCACGCATCCGAAGACAGGCAGAGAGAACTTGCCCTTACTCTTTCGAACAGGGAGCGCAGCAAACTGCACCAGATAGATGATGCTCTAAAGAGGATTGAAAACGGGGAATATGGTTTCTGCGAGGTTACAGGGGAAAAAATAGGCGAAGAGAGGCTGATGGTCATGCCCTTTACGAAACTGAGCGTCGAAGCTCAGGAGGAAATTGAAAGGGGAGATTACTGA